In Lysinibacillus sp. FSL M8-0337, the following proteins share a genomic window:
- the hemW gene encoding radical SAM family heme chaperone HemW, producing the protein MARGVYIHIPFCHQICNYCDFNKFYFKNQPVDEYIESLGKEMALATEKYPQHFQQIETIFLGGGTPTALSPEQLTRLLNMIRTYIPMDRVTEFTSEANPDELSEAKMRALFNGGVNRLSMGVQSFNQELLKKIGRTHSNTHVYDTIALAKKVGFQNISIDLMYGLPGQTMAQWKDSLDKAFALELPHFSAYSLIVEPKTIFYNQYAKGKLSLPTEDLEADMYEVLMQEMRLHGFKQYEISNFAKAGFTSTHNKIYWENDEYAGFGAGAHGYMNGTRYSNYGPLKKYMDAVNAGDLPIMQEHVVTATEQREEQMFLGLRKTDGITHNIYEERFNESMLDRYGHVIDKLVSEGLLAHDAVGIRLTRKGRFVGNEVFQQFLLED; encoded by the coding sequence ATGGCACGAGGTGTTTACATTCATATTCCTTTTTGTCATCAAATTTGCAATTATTGCGATTTCAACAAATTTTACTTTAAAAATCAACCTGTTGATGAATATATAGAATCACTTGGCAAGGAGATGGCGCTTGCTACGGAAAAATATCCGCAACATTTTCAACAAATTGAAACGATTTTTCTTGGCGGTGGAACACCTACTGCTTTATCTCCAGAACAATTAACGAGATTACTCAACATGATCCGCACGTATATTCCAATGGATCGTGTGACAGAATTTACATCAGAGGCGAATCCAGATGAATTATCAGAGGCGAAAATGCGTGCTTTGTTTAATGGAGGCGTCAATCGTTTAAGTATGGGCGTTCAATCATTTAACCAAGAATTATTGAAAAAAATTGGTCGCACACATAGCAATACGCACGTCTACGATACAATTGCACTCGCTAAAAAGGTCGGTTTTCAAAATATAAGCATTGATTTAATGTATGGTTTGCCAGGTCAAACGATGGCGCAATGGAAAGATTCATTAGATAAAGCGTTTGCGCTTGAGCTACCACATTTCTCAGCTTACTCTCTTATCGTAGAACCAAAAACAATTTTTTATAATCAGTATGCGAAAGGGAAATTGAGCTTACCAACGGAAGATTTAGAAGCGGATATGTATGAAGTGCTAATGCAAGAAATGCGATTGCATGGTTTTAAGCAATATGAAATCAGCAATTTTGCGAAAGCAGGCTTTACTTCAACGCACAATAAAATTTATTGGGAAAATGATGAATATGCTGGTTTTGGCGCAGGTGCACATGGCTATATGAATGGCACACGTTATTCAAATTATGGTCCTTTAAAAAAATATATGGATGCTGTAAATGCTGGGGACTTACCTATCATGCAGGAACATGTTGTAACAGCAACTGAACAACGCGAAGAGCAAATGTTTTTAGGGCTGCGTAAAACGGACGGAATTACACACAATATATATGAAGAAAGATTTAATGAGTCAATGTTGGACCGTTATGGACATGTCATTGATAAGCTAGTGTCAGAAGGGCTTTTGGCACATGATGCTGTAGGCATTCGGCTTACACGCAAGGGGCGATTTGTCGGGAATGAAGTTTTTCAACAATTTTTGCTAGAAGATTGA
- a CDS encoding DUF1835 domain-containing protein: MIVTRKINVGEDLNGMLEDVNRLKERINQLSEAEAKSMLFISLLNGKSSEDMQQILLHMTEDKEQMDKAQTIHIVFGDSPAGSLKAAFRTLEYQKTEDIIVWPDNLSIGPVKDIHQASGIEARLGWFHKRYNMDEDERNHYRQCMQTAIEKINNILPHQKIVIWTCQNAHEQTGLRLVLAMLEGKVNTVRVIDTYKAFHEKEMHTQIADYPRTSGELNEENLLYFYEQFDMGELMNEAREALIKEGKSLLADEVHLLRTWTCNGLLHSVHENRDDDFIIECAKRMYQEDGNVAFRKAARLIGEVYGHMQQFTGDEWIEYRLRTLIKQGIFSYRGDLKAMRFYEVKLQDDFLTN, from the coding sequence ATGATAGTAACCAGAAAAATAAATGTTGGAGAGGATTTGAATGGAATGTTGGAAGATGTGAATCGATTAAAAGAAAGAATCAATCAACTAAGTGAAGCGGAAGCAAAGTCAATGCTTTTCATATCTCTATTAAATGGAAAGTCGAGTGAGGACATGCAGCAAATACTCCTACATATGACAGAAGATAAGGAACAAATGGATAAAGCGCAGACAATACATATTGTTTTTGGTGATTCGCCAGCCGGAAGTCTAAAAGCAGCATTTAGAACGTTAGAATATCAAAAGACAGAGGATATTATTGTTTGGCCAGATAATTTATCGATTGGGCCAGTAAAAGATATACATCAAGCTTCGGGAATAGAAGCGAGACTTGGATGGTTCCACAAACGATACAATATGGACGAGGATGAACGTAATCATTATCGACAATGTATGCAAACTGCTATCGAGAAAATAAACAATATTTTACCACATCAAAAAATCGTTATTTGGACATGCCAAAATGCACATGAACAAACAGGATTAAGACTTGTACTAGCCATGCTAGAAGGCAAAGTGAATACAGTGCGAGTCATTGATACGTATAAGGCTTTTCATGAAAAAGAGATGCATACACAAATAGCGGATTATCCACGAACTTCAGGAGAATTGAATGAAGAAAACCTCCTGTATTTTTATGAACAGTTTGACATGGGTGAACTAATGAATGAAGCAAGAGAAGCCTTAATTAAGGAAGGTAAAAGCTTATTAGCAGACGAAGTTCATCTGTTACGAACATGGACATGTAATGGGCTATTGCATAGCGTACATGAAAATCGAGATGATGATTTTATTATTGAATGTGCTAAGCGGATGTATCAAGAAGATGGTAACGTAGCGTTTAGGAAGGCGGCACGTTTAATAGGTGAAGTGTACGGACATATGCAACAATTTACAGGAGACGAATGGATTGAGTATCGTTTACGAACGTTAATCAAGCAGGGCATTTTTTCGTATCGAGGAGATTTGAAGGCTATGCGCTTTTATGAAGTGAAATTGCAAGATGACTTCTTGACAAATTGA
- a CDS encoding VOC family protein has translation MRITKIKLYAYDLHKMKEFYCTLLGFELLDEGTHFFDIVAGESNVRFEKLDASVAKQYHFAFNIPSNLFQLAKKWAKERVDVLSLDDEDEVYFKTIDAYSCYFYDAENNVVELIARQQINPSVNADTFSIEHIQDIAEINLTTDAIADVVERLKDYDITPLKGEDIRLDALTFMGNYEEGAYLLIGPSERLWYFSTRKAIISPIQIEVNKEIVISMTANGNFAISEQTKDRQQAILRFIVKINR, from the coding sequence ATGAGAATTACTAAAATAAAACTTTACGCGTATGATTTACATAAAATGAAGGAATTTTACTGTACCTTATTAGGATTTGAATTATTAGATGAGGGGACCCATTTTTTTGACATAGTTGCTGGGGAGAGCAATGTTCGATTCGAAAAACTAGATGCTTCTGTTGCAAAGCAATATCATTTCGCCTTCAATATCCCTAGTAATTTATTTCAGTTAGCGAAAAAATGGGCAAAAGAGCGTGTAGACGTATTAAGTTTGGACGATGAGGATGAAGTGTATTTTAAAACAATCGATGCCTATTCATGCTATTTTTATGATGCCGAGAACAATGTAGTAGAGTTGATAGCACGGCAGCAAATCAATCCGAGCGTTAATGCCGATACATTTTCCATTGAACATATACAAGATATAGCAGAAATAAATTTAACCACAGATGCGATTGCAGACGTGGTAGAGCGTTTAAAGGATTATGATATAACACCATTAAAAGGGGAAGATATTCGCTTAGATGCGCTAACCTTTATGGGAAATTACGAAGAGGGAGCCTATCTATTAATTGGTCCAAGTGAACGGCTTTGGTATTTCTCTACTCGAAAAGCGATAATCAGTCCTATTCAAATAGAAGTAAATAAAGAGATTGTGATATCTATGACAGCTAATGGCAATTTTGCGATTTCGGAACAAACGAAGGATAGACAACAGGCTATCCTTCGTTTTATCGTTAAAATAAATCGGTAG
- a CDS encoding SMI1/KNR4 family protein, with product MDYHIFEQRVHNIVERMVAIGGEVSAVDIGAPATLQQIAHCENQLGFQIPKSFKKVLLEFSSALYFRWVFPDDYQLEGELDGIFSGMLHWDLELLNEINNDKNAWIKEVFSDPQHDYDKVWHHTFAFYEVGNGDYIAFNIVDNNADASIVYLSHDDGEGHGYKLADNFIDFLEKWSRLAFVGGEDWQWLAFTSNARSGLLPDSQHAKRFRRLMKLTI from the coding sequence ATGGATTATCATATATTCGAGCAGAGAGTTCACAATATAGTGGAGCGAATGGTTGCGATTGGTGGAGAAGTATCAGCAGTAGATATTGGTGCCCCTGCGACGCTACAACAAATTGCACACTGTGAGAACCAATTAGGTTTCCAGATTCCTAAAAGTTTTAAAAAAGTGCTACTGGAGTTTTCATCAGCATTATACTTCCGTTGGGTTTTTCCAGATGATTACCAACTAGAAGGTGAACTAGATGGAATCTTTAGTGGAATGCTTCATTGGGATTTGGAATTATTGAACGAGATAAATAATGATAAAAACGCGTGGATTAAGGAAGTTTTTTCAGATCCACAACATGATTACGATAAAGTATGGCATCATACATTTGCTTTTTACGAGGTCGGCAATGGAGATTACATTGCATTTAATATCGTTGATAACAATGCTGATGCTTCTATTGTTTATTTAAGTCATGATGATGGAGAAGGTCATGGCTATAAATTAGCGGATAACTTTATTGATTTTCTAGAAAAATGGTCTAGGTTAGCATTTGTTGGTGGTGAAGATTGGCAGTGGCTAGCATTTACATCGAATGCTCGAAGTGGTCTTTTACCAGACAGTCAACATGCAAAGCGCTTTAGACGTTTAATGAAATTAACAATTTAA
- a CDS encoding DUF2306 domain-containing protein translates to MKKLTLMFSCLAIGIAGYSIVQYLIMDAHQAGFVRMKLMFMDTLDSHWYTLLYIHIVCSVVALVIGPFTLSSKFREKNRKRHRIAGKVYMIGILFGSIAGLYLAFYATGGFVSQLGFSMLAIFWVITGYQAVTKIKKHNVYEHQKWMIRNYSLTFAAVTLRMWLPLFTALFGFENFMISYPIISWLCWVPNLIVAQWIIGRTLQERSTIVK, encoded by the coding sequence ATGAAAAAACTTACGTTAATGTTTAGTTGCTTAGCTATTGGAATAGCTGGATACTCCATAGTTCAATATTTAATAATGGATGCCCATCAGGCAGGCTTTGTTCGCATGAAACTGATGTTTATGGATACATTGGATTCGCACTGGTATACCTTGCTTTATATCCATATTGTATGTAGTGTAGTGGCTTTAGTAATAGGTCCCTTTACACTATCTTCAAAATTTAGAGAAAAAAATAGGAAGCGTCATCGTATAGCAGGGAAGGTCTATATGATAGGCATTTTATTCGGCAGTATTGCAGGTCTTTATTTAGCGTTTTATGCGACAGGCGGATTTGTGTCACAGCTCGGTTTTAGTATGTTAGCTATTTTCTGGGTCATTACCGGTTATCAAGCGGTTACGAAAATTAAAAAACATAATGTTTATGAACACCAAAAATGGATGATACGCAATTATTCATTAACTTTTGCTGCGGTAACTTTAAGAATGTGGCTACCATTATTTACTGCATTATTTGGATTCGAAAATTTTATGATTAGTTATCCTATCATTTCATGGTTATGTTGGGTACCGAATCTTATAGTTGCGCAGTGGATTATTGGGCGGACACTTCAAGAAAGAAGCACAATAGTTAAATAG
- a CDS encoding tetratricopeptide repeat protein has protein sequence MYEQQLARAIQLRNEEKKKESNHLLLKMVEQYPNDAFVNYQCAWSFDVLGEESQAVPYYEKAIQQGLSGKDLEGAFIGLGSTYRTLGQYKKAQSTFLKGIDLFPTNKALQVFYAMTLYNLDEHSKAMELLLECLLYTTRDAEILSYKNAIHFYAHQLDKVWQ, from the coding sequence TTGTACGAACAACAACTTGCAAGGGCAATCCAATTACGAAATGAGGAAAAGAAGAAAGAATCAAATCACTTGTTGTTAAAAATGGTAGAACAATACCCGAATGATGCGTTTGTGAACTATCAATGTGCTTGGAGCTTTGATGTTTTGGGAGAAGAGTCACAAGCGGTACCATACTATGAAAAAGCAATTCAACAAGGGCTATCTGGCAAAGATTTAGAAGGAGCATTTATAGGGCTTGGTAGTACATATAGAACGTTAGGGCAGTATAAAAAAGCACAATCGACGTTTTTAAAAGGAATCGACTTATTTCCGACTAATAAAGCATTACAAGTCTTTTATGCCATGACTTTATATAATCTAGACGAGCATAGTAAGGCGATGGAGCTTTTATTAGAATGCTTACTATATACGACAAGAGATGCTGAAATACTTAGTTATAAAAATGCGATTCATTTTTATGCACATCAATTAGATAAAGTATGGCAATAA
- a CDS encoding DUF4179 domain-containing protein, producing MSVESYVHEVSPEKSGKRKWVIIVVSMLFVACVLLVGSRVVSSIFNDNQSDFAAYKTLVGQSTENDFGKLTLNEVMVDDNQLLLNATFEPAKDVNFDYQIFFFPQVLVNGQNYTVRNGGQTIAQSENTYTIYSSVKMRDLPQDELLQLNILYNDWNWEKPIPEPWAFKVEASQKQLQEDRKVIALNKTIKLSDGQEIKVEKVVSTPISTTVYVETQETTNESLNFNIVSESGKTWRQDSSYTLNKEHTKWGIRFDARYLTDKTYKLIPVTASDVKSGPAIKIREN from the coding sequence TTGTCAGTTGAATCGTATGTGCATGAAGTGTCTCCTGAAAAAAGTGGAAAACGTAAATGGGTAATCATTGTAGTAAGTATGTTATTCGTTGCCTGTGTATTATTGGTAGGAAGCCGCGTTGTCTCTTCAATTTTTAATGATAATCAGTCGGATTTTGCAGCTTATAAAACACTAGTTGGTCAATCAACTGAAAATGATTTTGGGAAATTGACTTTAAATGAGGTGATGGTTGATGATAATCAACTATTGTTAAACGCAACTTTTGAACCGGCGAAAGATGTAAATTTCGACTATCAAATTTTTTTCTTTCCGCAAGTACTCGTGAACGGTCAAAATTATACCGTTCGAAACGGTGGTCAGACCATTGCCCAATCAGAAAATACTTATACTATATATAGCAGTGTTAAAATGCGTGATTTACCTCAAGATGAACTGTTGCAACTGAATATCCTCTACAATGATTGGAATTGGGAAAAGCCTATTCCAGAGCCTTGGGCATTTAAGGTAGAAGCATCTCAAAAGCAACTGCAAGAAGATCGAAAAGTAATTGCACTTAATAAAACCATCAAGCTTAGTGATGGTCAGGAAATTAAGGTAGAAAAAGTTGTATCTACACCGATTTCAACGACGGTATACGTTGAGACACAAGAAACTACAAATGAATCGTTAAATTTTAATATTGTATCGGAGTCAGGCAAAACTTGGCGTCAAGATTCTTCGTACACATTAAATAAAGAACATACAAAGTGGGGGATTCGCTTCGATGCACGCTATCTTACAGATAAAACGTATAAACTGATTCCTGTTACTGCAAGTGATGTTAAAAGCGGACCAGCTATCAAAATACGCGAGAACTGA
- a CDS encoding SDR family NAD(P)-dependent oxidoreductase, whose amino-acid sequence MKKALVMGASGGIGFAIVSELAARGIQVVAFARGKEKLRALFENYPNVSIFPGDVFNEEHVRKASDGIDVMFHAISFPYQEWEETHMQCIQTIINVAQTQQAKIALVDNIYAYGRQSSIVTEEAIKEPHTKKGKIRLAMENKLKASSVPSLIVHMPDLYGPNAENTILYETLKSVISNKKANFVGHMQVAREFLYTVDGAKAIVELALRSHTYNQNWNVPAVHPITGEQLMGIIRDITGYKKKVRTVSNTMIGILALFSPFMKEMKEMMYLTEEPVILSGAKYERAIGTLPQTSYQEGLQQTLLCLKKKR is encoded by the coding sequence ATGAAAAAAGCATTAGTCATGGGTGCTTCAGGTGGAATAGGTTTTGCGATTGTGAGTGAATTAGCAGCAAGAGGTATACAAGTTGTGGCTTTTGCTAGGGGAAAAGAGAAGTTGCGAGCGCTTTTTGAAAATTACCCGAATGTGTCGATTTTTCCAGGGGATGTCTTTAATGAAGAGCATGTAAGGAAGGCATCTGATGGAATTGATGTTATGTTTCATGCTATTAGTTTTCCCTATCAAGAATGGGAAGAAACACATATGCAATGTATCCAAACAATTATCAATGTGGCACAAACGCAACAAGCAAAGATTGCACTAGTGGACAATATTTACGCATACGGAAGGCAATCCTCTATTGTAACAGAAGAGGCAATCAAAGAACCTCATACAAAAAAAGGGAAGATACGATTAGCAATGGAAAATAAATTGAAGGCTAGTAGTGTGCCTTCATTAATCGTCCATATGCCTGATTTATATGGGCCCAATGCAGAAAATACAATTCTATATGAAACATTAAAAAGTGTTATTAGTAATAAAAAGGCAAACTTCGTTGGGCATATGCAAGTGGCTAGAGAATTTCTCTATACAGTCGATGGAGCTAAAGCAATCGTTGAATTGGCATTGCGATCACACACATATAATCAGAATTGGAATGTGCCAGCTGTGCATCCCATTACAGGAGAACAATTAATGGGGATAATTCGGGATATTACAGGCTATAAAAAGAAAGTACGAACGGTTTCCAACACAATGATTGGTATTTTAGCACTCTTTTCTCCATTTATGAAGGAAATGAAGGAGATGATGTATTTAACAGAGGAGCCTGTTATTTTGAGCGGGGCAAAGTATGAAAGAGCAATTGGCACGCTGCCGCAGACTAGTTATCAGGAAGGTTTACAACAAACGTTGCTATGTTTGAAGAAGAAGAGATAA
- a CDS encoding cupin domain-containing protein, which produces MKISKEHAEHYIWGKQCDGWHLVKNNELSIIHERMPANTTEVCHYHHQAQQFFFVLSGIATMEIGEERIILLPHEGIEVPPFQPHQMRNDSQEDVEFLVISQPNSRGDRTPI; this is translated from the coding sequence TTGAAAATCAGTAAAGAACATGCGGAGCATTACATATGGGGCAAACAATGTGATGGCTGGCATTTAGTTAAAAATAATGAATTAAGTATTATTCATGAACGAATGCCTGCCAATACAACGGAAGTTTGTCATTACCACCATCAAGCACAACAATTCTTTTTCGTGCTATCAGGTATAGCAACAATGGAAATAGGCGAAGAACGGATTATATTATTGCCCCATGAAGGAATTGAAGTACCACCATTTCAGCCGCACCAAATGCGCAATGATTCACAGGAAGATGTGGAATTTTTGGTTATTTCGCAGCCAAATAGTAGAGGAGATCGTACTCCGATATAG
- a CDS encoding GatB/YqeY domain-containing protein, with protein sequence MLKTAVFEQLKTAMKEKDVLAKGVLTLVKSALDLAEKEKGEPLTQTEEIAIINREVKQTNQALEGAQNAGRADLIEKEEAKLVLLKSFLPKQLSEEEITEKLLAAGVSKGMNMGEAMKIAKPLLSGQAEGAIISKVVKSLI encoded by the coding sequence ATGTTAAAAACAGCAGTATTTGAACAACTAAAAACAGCAATGAAGGAAAAGGATGTCTTAGCAAAAGGTGTGCTAACCCTAGTTAAATCAGCATTAGATTTAGCAGAGAAAGAAAAGGGTGAACCTCTAACACAAACAGAGGAGATTGCCATCATTAATCGTGAAGTAAAGCAAACGAATCAAGCATTAGAAGGCGCGCAAAATGCGGGCCGTGCAGATTTAATTGAAAAAGAAGAAGCAAAATTAGTGTTATTAAAATCCTTCCTTCCTAAGCAATTAAGCGAAGAGGAAATTACTGAAAAATTACTAGCAGCAGGCGTTAGTAAAGGGATGAATATGGGCGAAGCGATGAAGATTGCAAAACCATTATTATCTGGTCAAGCAGAAGGAGCCATAATATCTAAAGTAGTAAAAAGTTTAATTTAA
- the chrA gene encoding chromate efflux transporter — protein MNSLPKLFEIFLISFKLGCTSFGGPTAHLGFFQIEYVQKRKWLSDKEYSSLVALSQFLPGPASSQVGMGIGLLRGGLLGSLASFLGFTLPSVLLLTLFAYFYSHIKMDMVWIHGLKLVAVAIVAQAIWDMSKKLIPSIAHLIIAVLALITLQFWGNPFAQVIVIALAALIGARLFKQTNGLEDTTQKNLPISKKTGGLLLALFVTLMIALPIANSLLKDDLLTIMEKCYLAGALVFGGGHVVLPLLETQFVQSGLMSASDFIAGYGLTQAVPGPLFTFASYIGMVIAGVPGAVVATFAIFLPAFLLIVGAMPFWLTMSRHVALKGAMAGANAAVVGILASAFIHPIVTQTIQSGLDILLAAVFLLLSLRWAVPPYILVLLGIIVGLLCY, from the coding sequence GTGAACAGTTTGCCAAAGTTATTCGAGATTTTTCTTATTTCCTTTAAATTAGGTTGTACATCTTTTGGAGGTCCAACAGCGCATTTAGGCTTTTTTCAAATTGAATACGTGCAAAAAAGAAAATGGTTATCAGATAAAGAGTACAGTAGCTTAGTAGCACTTAGTCAATTTCTCCCTGGGCCTGCATCGAGTCAGGTTGGCATGGGCATTGGGTTACTACGTGGTGGACTGTTGGGAAGCTTAGCCTCCTTCCTTGGTTTTACGTTACCATCTGTATTGCTATTAACTCTATTTGCCTATTTTTATTCGCATATAAAGATGGATATGGTCTGGATTCATGGCTTGAAATTGGTTGCTGTTGCCATCGTGGCGCAAGCCATTTGGGATATGTCCAAAAAGTTAATTCCTAGCATAGCACACTTGATAATAGCAGTTTTAGCGCTTATAACGCTACAATTTTGGGGAAATCCATTTGCACAAGTTATTGTCATTGCATTGGCAGCTTTAATAGGTGCACGCCTGTTTAAGCAAACGAACGGTTTAGAAGATACCACGCAAAAAAATTTACCCATTTCTAAAAAAACAGGTGGCTTGTTATTAGCATTGTTTGTCACATTAATGATTGCTCTACCAATAGCTAATTCATTGTTAAAAGATGACTTACTAACTATTATGGAAAAATGTTATCTAGCAGGGGCCCTCGTATTTGGTGGCGGTCATGTAGTATTACCGTTACTCGAAACGCAGTTTGTGCAAAGTGGCTTAATGAGCGCATCTGACTTTATAGCAGGCTATGGTCTTACACAAGCAGTTCCAGGTCCATTGTTTACATTTGCCTCTTATATTGGGATGGTCATTGCTGGCGTGCCAGGAGCAGTGGTTGCGACGTTTGCAATTTTCCTACCTGCATTTCTTTTAATCGTTGGGGCTATGCCTTTTTGGCTCACTATGAGTAGGCATGTAGCTTTGAAAGGTGCAATGGCTGGTGCTAATGCAGCGGTTGTTGGGATTTTAGCTAGTGCTTTTATTCATCCAATTGTGACGCAAACAATTCAAAGTGGATTAGATATTCTTTTAGCGGCTGTATTTTTGTTGCTATCCTTGCGCTGGGCAGTCCCTCCTTATATACTGGTCCTGCTTGGCATAATAGTGGGACTGCTATGTTATTAA
- a CDS encoding cysteine synthase family protein, with protein sequence MGQIIANTIKQSITELVGHTPLLALNQYTKELQLEAEIIAKLEYFNPTNSVKDRIAKAMIEDAEARGVLTKDKTIIETTSGNTGIGLAAIAAAKGYKLRIYMQDGVSEERTKVVKAYGTEVVPFSDVPEMVAAFEETDGDFVETIKVFRETVVDKEDNVVFLNQLDNEANPNIHERTTGPEIWADTAGQIDIFVAAIGTGGTISGVGAYLKSKNPAIQIIGVEPAINSIATVEQPDIIEITGVHRFSDAQEARVPSNVHLDRIDEVLEVETDEAYKAARTVAQTDGVLVGTSSGAALFVATTLAKRPENKGKRIVVLFPDTGLRYLSTDLF encoded by the coding sequence ATGGGTCAAATTATTGCCAATACCATAAAGCAGTCGATAACCGAGTTAGTAGGGCATACACCACTATTAGCGTTAAATCAGTACACGAAAGAACTACAACTTGAAGCGGAAATTATTGCGAAGCTAGAATATTTTAATCCTACGAATAGTGTAAAAGATCGTATTGCTAAAGCGATGATTGAGGATGCTGAAGCACGTGGAGTTTTAACAAAGGACAAAACGATTATTGAAACAACAAGTGGGAATACTGGTATTGGGCTTGCGGCCATTGCAGCAGCAAAGGGCTATAAATTACGTATCTACATGCAAGATGGTGTAAGCGAAGAACGAACAAAGGTTGTGAAAGCATATGGAACTGAGGTTGTTCCATTTTCCGATGTACCAGAGATGGTAGCGGCATTTGAAGAAACCGATGGCGATTTTGTTGAAACCATTAAAGTATTTAGAGAAACCGTCGTTGATAAGGAGGACAATGTCGTCTTTCTAAATCAACTGGATAATGAAGCCAACCCTAACATTCACGAACGCACTACTGGGCCAGAAATTTGGGCGGACACAGCAGGGCAAATTGATATTTTTGTTGCAGCAATTGGTACAGGAGGCACCATTAGTGGTGTAGGGGCTTATTTAAAATCCAAAAATCCAGCCATACAAATTATAGGCGTAGAACCCGCTATTAATTCTATCGCTACAGTTGAACAGCCTGATATTATTGAAATTACAGGTGTACATCGCTTTTCAGATGCACAGGAAGCTCGCGTTCCGTCTAATGTTCATCTTGATCGGATTGATGAAGTGTTAGAAGTAGAAACAGATGAGGCCTATAAAGCTGCTCGCACTGTAGCGCAAACAGATGGTGTTTTAGTAGGTACTTCCTCTGGTGCGGCTTTGTTTGTTGCAACAACTCTTGCTAAACGTCCCGAAAACAAAGGGAAACGTATAGTCGTACTCTTTCCAGATACAGGATTGCGCTATTTATCTACCGATTTATTTTAA
- a CDS encoding TetR/AcrR family transcriptional regulator, with protein sequence MSPRKPSAQELTLKMIVDEAHKQFIEKGFHQVSMRSIAKELGCSHGAIYYHFKNKAELFYCIIGEYFTELNQMLDEIVNGTGEHQNKLYDVFVGFMKFGLNHPSQYELMFMTKDLHIDGLSQEAANLCYEKFAQSVQALSAKTLLISDIHSTFLALHGFVSHYHHYVMNYDEAQEAVDVHAKFLIKALA encoded by the coding sequence ATGTCGCCACGTAAACCATCAGCACAAGAATTGACACTCAAGATGATTGTTGACGAAGCCCATAAACAGTTTATTGAAAAGGGTTTTCATCAAGTTTCCATGCGTAGTATCGCGAAAGAACTTGGATGTAGTCATGGAGCAATTTACTATCATTTTAAAAATAAAGCGGAATTATTTTATTGCATTATAGGTGAGTATTTTACTGAATTAAATCAAATGTTAGATGAGATTGTAAATGGAACTGGAGAGCATCAAAACAAACTTTACGATGTCTTTGTTGGCTTTATGAAATTTGGATTAAACCATCCAAGCCAATATGAATTGATGTTTATGACGAAAGATCTTCATATTGATGGATTATCGCAAGAGGCTGCTAATCTTTGCTATGAAAAATTTGCGCAATCGGTTCAAGCTTTATCAGCAAAAACATTGTTAATTTCGGATATTCATTCAACATTTCTTGCATTACACGGTTTTGTTTCACATTATCACCATTATGTGATGAACTATGATGAAGCGCAAGAGGCGGTAGATGTTCATGCTAAATTTCTCATTAAAGCATTAGCATAA